DNA sequence from the Alteribacter lacisalsi genome:
GGGATAATGAAGTGAATTTTTGAAATAGAGCCAGGCAGCAAAGAAGCGGCTTGATAAAAAGAAAAAAAGAGGCGTGTTATAATGGGGGACAGGGGAGTGAGGACGATGAAGATTTTGATCAGCGGTTTTGAACCGTTTGGAAAGCTCGAATCAAATCCGACAGAAGCGCTCGTAAAAGAGGCAGCAGATTGGAAGATAGAGGGAATTGACATCCGTACAGTTGTGCTTCCGGTTGTGTACCGGGAGTGTGCAGCCCGTCTTCAGGAAGAGATCGAAGCTGTTAAACCTGATGTGGTTCTCTCTCTTGGGGTGGCAGTCGGCAGAAGCGCTGTCACGCCGGAACGGATTGGCATTAATGTGCAGCATACAGAGGGTGAGGGGAAGTTCGGGGACAATTCCGGACGTAAACCTGACAACGAACCCTTAATTGAGGGAGGTCCGGATGGACTGTTTGCGACCCTTCCAAATCGTGAGATTACAAGAGCGCTAACTGATTCAGGCATACCAGCCCAGATTTCAAACTCGGCAGGAACTTATATATGCAACAATACGCTTTATGAAACATTATGTTACGTAAGGGAACGGGGGAGTCAGATAAAAGCCGGTTTTATCCACGTGCCCGCTACGCCGGAGATGGCGTCTCATACACCGCACGTTCCCACCATGAGCCTTGACGTGCAGGCTAAAGCGCTGAAAACGATCCTTACTGTGATCAGGGAAAATTAAGATACAAAATGAGAACAAACCTTCAAAAAAGGGAGGCGGTCTGTGTGGATTCAAAGAAGGAACCATTTGAAGAAGCAGCTTTGCTGTTTAAACTGATTGGAGATAAAACAAGATTGAAAATGCTCGCGATCCTTTACCGGGACGAGTGCTGTGTATGCGAACTAGTTGATATTTTCCAGATGAGTCAGCCTTCGGTCAGTCAGCACCTGAAAAAACTGAAGCTGGCTGGTGTTGTAAGCGAGCGGCGCAGCGGTCAGTGGATATACTACCGGATTAATGACGAATATCCCGCTTACAGCCAGCTTGTGTCCATCATTGAGAAACTGCCGGACATGCAGCCGGTTCTGGCAGAGCTTATGGCGTCTGGAAAACGTGTATGCTGTGATTAAAGAAGTGAAAGAGGCCCTGGAAAGTGACTAAACCGAAAAAGCAGGATCTGCTGGTTTTTAACAGCAGATCCTGCTTTTTCGTGCATTTCTTATTTCAGAGCTTAAGATTTCCGTTTCATGTTTTCTTCTTTGACGAATCTTTATCAAAGGTAACATAGTTTTCAAGGAGTTCCTCGAGCTGCTCCTTT
Encoded proteins:
- a CDS encoding pyroglutamyl-peptidase I codes for the protein MKILISGFEPFGKLESNPTEALVKEAADWKIEGIDIRTVVLPVVYRECAARLQEEIEAVKPDVVLSLGVAVGRSAVTPERIGINVQHTEGEGKFGDNSGRKPDNEPLIEGGPDGLFATLPNREITRALTDSGIPAQISNSAGTYICNNTLYETLCYVRERGSQIKAGFIHVPATPEMASHTPHVPTMSLDVQAKALKTILTVIREN
- a CDS encoding ArsR/SmtB family transcription factor translates to MDSKKEPFEEAALLFKLIGDKTRLKMLAILYRDECCVCELVDIFQMSQPSVSQHLKKLKLAGVVSERRSGQWIYYRINDEYPAYSQLVSIIEKLPDMQPVLAELMASGKRVCCD